TTCTATTCTGATAACAAGGCGATTAAGTAATTTTTGCAACCCCTCATCAGGGTGACAATTTGAGCGATTTTCAAATTCTGGGGAAGAAGGTTTACCTTGAGCGGAGTCGAAAGGAAGTTGCACAGATTTAAAATAATAACTAATTACACAATTTCACGCTTCTATAGAAATTTATCAGACATTGTACAGAAAATTATTCTTATTTAATAAAGAAATAATGTAGTTTATTAGGCTGGTAATTGGTAATTGGTAATTGGTAATTGGGAAGAATGTTTTACCCATTACCCATTACCCATCACCTATTACCTAACTCCAGCCACACTGGGCAAATTAACTTTTAAGCGTTTCAATATCGCTTCCCGTCCTTGCATTGCCAAAGTATCTTCTAAAGGTGAAAGTTTAATTTCTTGCTGATATTTCAACTTTAACGCAGTTTGAATTAACCAGTCGGCAACAAAAGGATTTTTTGGTAATAATGGACCGTGAGAATAGGTAGCGATCGCATTTTGATAAAACGCGCCTTCTGTTCCATCTTCTCCATTATTCCCCAAACCATACACCACACGCCCTAAAGCTTCCACTTTTCCTAATGTAGTCCGGCCACCGTGATTTTCAAACCCGACCAAATAAGGTTTTGTCCCTGTCATTGCTTCTAGTTCTTGCGCTAACCGGGAAGCTGTAACTTTTATCACTAAATTACCAATACATCTTTTAGTATTTTCACCAGGATGAATAGAAACTAAATCTAAGATTCCTAAACCTTCAATTCTTTGTCCAAAGGCTGGTTCATAATAATTTCCCAGCAGTTGGGGAGAACCACAGGTAAAAACTCCCGGCGTGCCACGTTCGATTTTATCACGCATTGCCTCAGCTTTTGCCCCTTGCAAATCCCTCATGACAATTTCTTGCTGACGATCCTGTGCGCCCCCACCAACAATCACATCTACTGATTTTATATCTTCTGTGGTGGACTCTTGGTCTAAGGGTAAAACAATGACATTATACCCCCGCCATTGAGCGCGACGTTGGATAGTGATCACATTTCCGCGATCGCCATAGGTACTCATCAACTT
The DNA window shown above is from Anabaena sp. WA102 and carries:
- a CDS encoding type 1 glutamine amidotransferase, with translation MEIIIGWLYPKLMSTYGDRGNVITIQRRAQWRGYNVIVLPLDQESTTEDIKSVDVIVGGGAQDRQQEIVMRDLQGAKAEAMRDKIERGTPGVFTCGSPQLLGNYYEPAFGQRIEGLGILDLVSIHPGENTKRCIGNLVIKVTASRLAQELEAMTGTKPYLVGFENHGGRTTLGKVEALGRVVYGLGNNGEDGTEGAFYQNAIATYSHGPLLPKNPFVADWLIQTALKLKYQQEIKLSPLEDTLAMQGREAILKRLKVNLPSVAGVR